Proteins encoded together in one Rana temporaria chromosome 6, aRanTem1.1, whole genome shotgun sequence window:
- the LOC120943991 gene encoding intelectin-1-like isoform X1, with amino-acid sequence MLLHVLVFFGLLVTEGQSAACDNISIRQKKQNILNLLACWNEDQANNIQDTFHSNIKYERYRSCREIHQYDNNAKDGIYSLTTEHGISYQTFCDMTTDGGGWTLVASIHENNINGKCTVGDRWSSQQGNNENNPEGDGNWANYNTFGLADGATSDDYKNPGYYDIGANNVGLWHVPNKTPLSLWKDTALLRYYTKSDILSAHGGNLFNLYKKYPVKFNVGTCPDNNGPSAPVVYDKGSAQETVRLNAPNAKNEITGGFIQFRVINNEKAAIALCPGMKVTNRCNAEHYCIGGGGYFPEVSPRQCGDFPALDWNGVGAHKDWSASKELTDAAVLIFYR; translated from the exons ATGTTGCTGCACGTTTTGGTTTTCTTTGGCCTGCTAGTTACTGAGGGACAGTCTGCTGCTTGTG ATAATATCTCCATTCGTCAGAAGAAACAAAACATCTTAAATCTCTTGGCATGTTGGAATGAGGACCAAGCAAACAACATTCAAGATACATTCCACTCCAACATCAAGTATGAAAGGTACAGAAGCTGCAGGGAAATCCATCAGTATGACAATAACGCGAAAG ATGGGATTTATTCCTTGACTACTGAGCATGGCATTTCCTATCAGACCTTCTGTGACATGACTACTGATGGTGGAGGCTGGACCTTAGTAGCCAGTATTCATGAGAACAATATTAATGGAAAGTGCACAGTTGGTGATCGCTGGTCCAGCCAACAAGGCAACAATGAAAACAACCCGGAAGGAGATGGGAACTGGGCAAACTACAATACATTTGGTTTAGCAGATGGAGCAACCAGTGATGACTACAAG AATCCCGGCTATTACGACATTGGTGCCAATAATGTGGGTTTATGGCATGTGCCAAACAAGACTCCACTGTCCCTGTGGAAAGACACTGCTCTTCTTCGATATTACACAAAAAGTGACATCCTTTCAGCCCATGGAGGGAATCTCTTTAATCTCTATAAG AAATATCCTGTAAAATTTAATGTTGGGACGTGTCCAGACAATAATGGACCTTCTGCACCAGTTGTTTACGATAAGGGAAGtgcacaggagacggtcagactgAACGCGCCCAATGCAAAAA ATGAAATTACTGGCGGTTTTATCCAGTTCCGAGTAATTAACAATGAAAAGGCAGCAATTGCTttatgtcctggaatgaaggtcacCAATCGCTGCAATGCAGAACAT TACTGCATTGGAGGAGGCGGCTACTTTCCAGAGGTGAGCCCTAGGCAATGTGGAGACTTCCCAGCCCTGGACTGGAATGGTGTTGGCGCACACAAAGACTGGAGCGCTAGCAAAGAATTAACAGATGCCGCTGTACTGATCTTTTACCGCTAA
- the LOC120943991 gene encoding intelectin-1-like isoform X2, which produces MWRYANGVWSGGRAGRGISDNISIRQKKQNILNLLACWNEDQANNIQDTFHSNIKYERYRSCREIHQYDNNAKDGIYSLTTEHGISYQTFCDMTTDGGGWTLVASIHENNINGKCTVGDRWSSQQGNNENNPEGDGNWANYNTFGLADGATSDDYKNPGYYDIGANNVGLWHVPNKTPLSLWKDTALLRYYTKSDILSAHGGNLFNLYKKYPVKFNVGTCPDNNGPSAPVVYDKGSAQETVRLNAPNAKNEITGGFIQFRVINNEKAAIALCPGMKVTNRCNAEHYCIGGGGYFPEVSPRQCGDFPALDWNGVGAHKDWSASKELTDAAVLIFYR; this is translated from the exons ATGTGGCGATATGCTAACGGGGTTTGGAGTGGTGGCAGAGCTGGACGCGGGATTTCAG ATAATATCTCCATTCGTCAGAAGAAACAAAACATCTTAAATCTCTTGGCATGTTGGAATGAGGACCAAGCAAACAACATTCAAGATACATTCCACTCCAACATCAAGTATGAAAGGTACAGAAGCTGCAGGGAAATCCATCAGTATGACAATAACGCGAAAG ATGGGATTTATTCCTTGACTACTGAGCATGGCATTTCCTATCAGACCTTCTGTGACATGACTACTGATGGTGGAGGCTGGACCTTAGTAGCCAGTATTCATGAGAACAATATTAATGGAAAGTGCACAGTTGGTGATCGCTGGTCCAGCCAACAAGGCAACAATGAAAACAACCCGGAAGGAGATGGGAACTGGGCAAACTACAATACATTTGGTTTAGCAGATGGAGCAACCAGTGATGACTACAAG AATCCCGGCTATTACGACATTGGTGCCAATAATGTGGGTTTATGGCATGTGCCAAACAAGACTCCACTGTCCCTGTGGAAAGACACTGCTCTTCTTCGATATTACACAAAAAGTGACATCCTTTCAGCCCATGGAGGGAATCTCTTTAATCTCTATAAG AAATATCCTGTAAAATTTAATGTTGGGACGTGTCCAGACAATAATGGACCTTCTGCACCAGTTGTTTACGATAAGGGAAGtgcacaggagacggtcagactgAACGCGCCCAATGCAAAAA ATGAAATTACTGGCGGTTTTATCCAGTTCCGAGTAATTAACAATGAAAAGGCAGCAATTGCTttatgtcctggaatgaaggtcacCAATCGCTGCAATGCAGAACAT TACTGCATTGGAGGAGGCGGCTACTTTCCAGAGGTGAGCCCTAGGCAATGTGGAGACTTCCCAGCCCTGGACTGGAATGGTGTTGGCGCACACAAAGACTGGAGCGCTAGCAAAGAATTAACAGATGCCGCTGTACTGATCTTTTACCGCTAA